One window of the Mycobacterium haemophilum DSM 44634 genome contains the following:
- a CDS encoding NYN domain-containing protein produces the protein MTMRVAEEATSAAAPETPEPLIPPALPGNCVGDLGSFAPPARRVLLVWDAPNLDMGLGSILGRRPTALERPRFDALGRWLLTRTAEVAAGHPDGTIKPEATVFTNIAPGGADVVRPWVDALRNVGFAVFAKPKIDDDSDVDRDMLAHIEQRHNDGLAALVVASADGQAFRQPLEEIARAGIDVQVIGFREHTSWALASDTLEFVDLEDITGVFREPLPRIGLDSLPEQGAWLQPFRPLSALLNSHV, from the coding sequence ATGACTATGCGGGTGGCAGAAGAAGCAACCTCCGCAGCGGCCCCGGAAACACCGGAGCCACTCATACCGCCGGCACTGCCCGGCAATTGCGTCGGGGACCTGGGTAGCTTCGCTCCCCCGGCCAGGCGTGTGCTGTTGGTTTGGGACGCGCCCAACCTCGACATGGGCTTGGGCTCCATCTTGGGCCGCCGTCCGACCGCCCTGGAACGTCCGCGTTTCGACGCACTGGGTCGCTGGCTGCTAACCCGCACGGCAGAAGTGGCAGCCGGCCATCCAGACGGCACGATCAAACCCGAGGCCACCGTGTTCACCAACATCGCGCCGGGCGGCGCCGACGTGGTTCGACCGTGGGTGGACGCGCTGCGTAACGTGGGGTTTGCGGTCTTCGCCAAGCCGAAAATTGATGACGACAGCGACGTCGACCGCGACATGCTCGCCCACATCGAGCAGCGGCACAACGACGGGCTTGCGGCGCTGGTGGTGGCCTCCGCGGACGGTCAAGCGTTCCGTCAACCACTGGAAGAAATCGCGCGCGCCGGAATCGACGTTCAAGTGATCGGATTTCGTGAACACACTAGTTGGGCGCTAGCGTCGGATACCTTAGAGTTCGTCGACCTGGAGGACATCACTGGTGTTTTCCGGGAGCCCTTGCCGCGAATCGGCCTAGATTCGCTGCCCGAACAAGGGGCGTGGCTGCAGCCATTCCGGCCGCTGTCTGCGCTATTGAACTCGCATGTGTGA
- the trmB gene encoding tRNA (guanosine(46)-N7)-methyltransferase TrmB yields MRRHLPATAFRTRRSALSHAQRQTWERLWPELGLISGDPLHPASPPLRSPLGITAVPQTPSSEPLDTNAWFGRSAPVVLEVGCGSGTSTLAMAQHEPDIDVIAVEVYRRGLAQLLCAIDRDQVRNIRMIRGNAVDVLQHLIAPRSLTGVRVFFPDPWPKARHHKRRFLQPATVALIADRLLPGGVLHAATDHPGYAAQIAEVGDGEPLLRRADGGTGLPISTVRPTTKYETKAQHAGSAVTELIWEKRS; encoded by the coding sequence GTGAGACGCCACCTCCCGGCCACGGCTTTTCGTACGCGACGCTCCGCCTTGTCACACGCTCAGCGCCAAACCTGGGAGCGACTGTGGCCAGAACTGGGTTTGATAAGCGGCGACCCGCTGCACCCGGCTTCGCCGCCCTTGCGATCGCCACTAGGCATTACGGCGGTGCCCCAAACCCCGAGCAGCGAGCCGCTGGACACCAACGCGTGGTTCGGGCGTTCCGCCCCGGTGGTGCTCGAGGTCGGCTGCGGCAGCGGCACCTCGACGCTGGCCATGGCGCAGCACGAACCCGATATCGACGTGATCGCGGTGGAGGTTTACCGGCGCGGGCTGGCGCAGCTGCTGTGCGCGATCGATCGAGACCAGGTGCGCAACATTCGGATGATCCGTGGGAACGCGGTCGACGTGCTGCAGCATCTGATCGCGCCGAGGTCGCTGACCGGTGTTCGTGTGTTCTTTCCCGATCCATGGCCTAAGGCACGCCACCACAAACGCAGGTTCCTGCAACCGGCCACGGTTGCACTGATCGCCGACCGGCTACTGCCCGGTGGGGTCCTGCACGCCGCGACCGACCACCCCGGCTACGCCGCGCAAATCGCCGAGGTCGGCGACGGCGAACCACTGCTGAGGCGTGCCGATGGCGGCACCGGGCTGCCAATCTCAACCGTTCGCCCAACCACCAAGTACGAAACGAAAGCGCAGCATGCTGGTAGCGCCGTCACCGAGTTGATTTGGGAAAAGCGAAGTTGA